TTCTTTGCTCGTGGCGTTGATATTGACCATCGCCGCCGGTTATCTGCTTGGCTCGGTGCCGACCGCCTACGTTATCGGCAGGCTGCACCGAATCGACATCTTTAAAATCGGCAGCGGCAACATGGGCGCGACCAACATTTCGCGCGCGCTCGGCATTCCCCTAGGGATTGTCGTGTGGTTCATGGACTCGGCAAAGGGCATGGCGGCGATCTTGTTCGCGCAGCAGTTCATGCCCGAAAATCCTGCACTCGGTATGGCTGCCGGCGCGACCAGTGCGATCATCGGCCACAACTGGTCAATCATCGTGCTGTTCCTGACCGGTTCGATACGGGGTGGCAAAGGCGCGGCGACGGCGTTCGGCACGCTGCTGATGCTGGCGCCGGCGCCGGTTGTGGCGGTCAGCTTCGCGCTGTGCAGCGCGGCGGTCGTCCTCACCCGCTACATGTCGCTCGGCGTCCTGATCCTGTTCGGTCTCTCGCTGCCATGGCTGTTCGTGTTGACGACGCAGAATATGGCGCCTTCGGTGTACTCGCTGTACGCCGTCGCCACAGCCGCACTGATCTTCTACCGCTTCCGCGAAAACATCATGCGGCTTGCCAATGGCACCGAACGCCGCCTCGGCGACCCAGCTTAGTCTCAATCCCCAGATACCCATACCCTTAGATGCAGGGCACGCTGCGCGCCTCGC
The sequence above is a segment of the Candidatus Flexicrinis affinis genome. Coding sequences within it:
- a CDS encoding glycerol-3-phosphate acyltransferase produces the protein MQISLLVALILTIAAGYLLGSVPTAYVIGRLHRIDIFKIGSGNMGATNISRALGIPLGIVVWFMDSAKGMAAILFAQQFMPENPALGMAAGATSAIIGHNWSIIVLFLTGSIRGGKGAATAFGTLLMLAPAPVVAVSFALCSAAVVLTRYMSLGVLILFGLSLPWLFVLTTQNMAPSVYSLYAVATAALIFYRFRENIMRLANGTERRLGDPA